A region of Sulfurovum sp. DNA encodes the following proteins:
- the galU gene encoding UTP--glucose-1-phosphate uridylyltransferase GalU — MIRKCLFPVAGYGTRFLPATKTTPKEMLPILTKPLMQYGVEEALKAGIGSMAIVTGRGKRAIEDYFDISYELEQQIKGTSKEFLLDEIRTLTKKCTFSYTRQTEINGLGHAILSGETLIGNEPFATILVDDLCDNNGSETVLQQMVKVYRKYQCSVIAIEEIPWEETNKYGIVLGNLIDGTDDIYRVTNMIEKPNPKDAPTNMAIIGRYILTPDIFDILRNTSPGKGGEIQITDALLEQAKQGRVIAYKFKGQRFDCGSVDGFVEAMNYFYKKLCTDRL; from the coding sequence ATGATTCGAAAGTGCCTATTTCCTGTTGCTGGCTATGGTACACGCTTTCTGCCTGCTACCAAAACTACCCCTAAAGAGATGCTTCCCATACTTACCAAGCCTCTCATGCAATATGGTGTAGAAGAAGCACTTAAAGCAGGTATAGGCTCTATGGCCATTGTCACTGGTCGAGGCAAACGTGCTATTGAAGATTATTTTGATATTTCCTATGAACTAGAGCAACAAATCAAAGGTACTTCCAAGGAATTTCTTCTTGATGAAATTCGTACACTCACAAAAAAATGTACCTTCTCTTACACCAGACAGACAGAAATAAATGGACTTGGTCATGCTATTCTCTCTGGTGAGACTCTCATTGGCAATGAGCCTTTTGCCACAATCCTTGTTGATGACCTTTGTGATAATAATGGTAGTGAAACAGTTTTACAACAAATGGTAAAGGTTTATAGAAAATACCAGTGCTCTGTCATTGCCATTGAAGAGATACCTTGGGAAGAGACCAATAAATACGGTATTGTTTTGGGTAACCTTATAGATGGTACTGATGATATCTACCGTGTCACCAATATGATTGAAAAACCAAATCCAAAAGATGCCCCAACAAACATGGCAATCATAGGACGCTATATTTTGACACCTGATATCTTTGATATTCTTAGAAATACTAGTCCAGGAAAGGGTGGAGAGATTCAAATCACCGATGCACTACTTGAGCAAGCAAAACAGGGAAGAGTTATTGCCTACAAATTCAAAGGTCAGCGTTTTGATTGTGGTTCTGTTGATGGGTTTGTTGAGGCAATGAACTATTTTTATAAAAAGTTATGTACGGACAGACTATGA
- a CDS encoding DUF2202 domain-containing protein yields the protein MKNQIAGLLLLVTTLFIYIGCANSSEKNLPFSVDDAIASERSTLNQELTNTLSYMGNEERLAYDVYNKLYEKYGIRQFTNIANNSEYKHIEAVQGLVKKYFSNSQPNFTNVDAPPLNYKNTAIEDMEAGVYDIADIQYLYDLLISKGSASEIDALKVGCIVEVVDINDLDNFIKVAENINASDIVAVFNFLRNGSYHHYWAFDRGLKDKGVPNGCCSLGVVDDVNYCHPEYPNSSNENKNSHKEGRRGNRRGNRRGN from the coding sequence ATGAAAAACCAAATAGCAGGATTGTTGCTTCTAGTAACCACTCTTTTTATATATATTGGGTGTGCAAATAGTTCAGAAAAAAATTTACCTTTTTCAGTAGATGATGCTATTGCATCTGAAAGGTCTACACTCAACCAAGAGCTTACCAATACATTGTCATATATGGGGAATGAAGAGCGTCTAGCTTATGATGTTTACAACAAACTTTATGAAAAATATGGCATAAGACAGTTTACTAACATTGCCAATAACTCAGAGTACAAACATATTGAAGCTGTTCAGGGTTTAGTCAAGAAATATTTTTCAAATAGTCAGCCAAACTTTACTAATGTTGATGCCCCACCACTTAACTACAAAAATACGGCTATTGAAGATATGGAGGCTGGGGTTTATGATATTGCTGATATTCAATATCTTTATGACTTGCTTATCTCGAAGGGTTCAGCTTCTGAAATTGATGCACTGAAGGTAGGGTGCATAGTAGAAGTTGTTGATATTAATGATTTGGATAATTTTATAAAAGTTGCAGAAAACATAAATGCTTCTGATATTGTAGCAGTTTTTAATTTTTTGCGTAACGGTAGCTACCATCATTACTGGGCATTTGACCGCGGGTTAAAGGATAAAGGAGTACCCAATGGTTGCTGTTCTCTTGGTGTAGTAGATGATGTAAACTATTGCCACCCTGAATATCCTAATTCTTCTAATGAAAATAAAAACAGTCATAAAGAAGGCAGAAGAGGCAACAGAAGAGGCAATAGAAGAGGCAATTAA
- a CDS encoding glucose-6-phosphate isomerase — MNYSKNFYQIRSNEHILSQLKKEREKIGYYDLPFADTSNIKTFAQKVTQCSVAILGVGGSSLGSSAIYNFLKRKYHFKKDLFFFETTDPIDIKDKLDRIDPDNTFFIIISKSGTTVETISIFKYLSAYISFHTNNTAIISKSDTPLYRYAKENTIPFFNLAQNIGGRFSVFSVVGLLPLAIIGVDIDNMLKGAQKVYHSFFNHEQFYQILMEKARFFVENKNRFKINVLFSYSSSLKDFNKWYVQLWAESLGKYNINGTKQGLTPIGLIGPVDQHSFLQLIMEGVRDKTVTFIKVADFEEKIIIPSHTTIPELEYLEKVSFSKLIDLQADATIEAIATKEDIPYDVITIDKVDEYNIAELMYSYELLTSIIGAFLQINTYNQPGVEIGKNILKQKLKSFTEYHNQ; from the coding sequence ATGAACTATAGTAAAAACTTCTACCAAATTCGCTCCAATGAACATATTCTCTCACAGCTAAAAAAAGAACGGGAGAAGATAGGGTATTACGATCTTCCATTTGCTGATACATCCAATATCAAAACTTTTGCTCAAAAGGTTACACAGTGCTCTGTTGCAATACTTGGTGTAGGTGGCAGCAGTCTAGGAAGTAGTGCTATTTACAATTTTCTTAAACGTAAGTACCATTTCAAAAAAGATCTATTTTTCTTTGAGACAACCGACCCTATCGATATCAAAGATAAACTTGACCGCATCGACCCAGATAATACTTTTTTTATCATCATCAGCAAAAGTGGTACTACCGTTGAAACAATCAGTATCTTTAAATATCTCTCAGCCTATATCAGTTTTCATACTAACAATACTGCTATTATTAGCAAAAGTGATACCCCTTTATATCGTTATGCCAAAGAGAATACTATCCCTTTTTTTAATTTGGCACAGAATATAGGGGGACGTTTTTCAGTCTTCTCTGTTGTTGGACTGCTTCCTCTTGCTATCATTGGAGTTGACATTGACAACATGCTTAAAGGTGCACAAAAAGTTTATCATAGCTTTTTTAATCATGAACAATTCTATCAAATACTCATGGAAAAAGCACGCTTTTTTGTAGAAAATAAAAATCGGTTCAAAATCAATGTACTCTTTAGCTATTCATCTTCATTAAAAGATTTTAATAAATGGTATGTCCAACTTTGGGCAGAGAGTCTTGGCAAATATAATATTAATGGTACCAAGCAAGGGCTCACCCCTATTGGCCTTATTGGACCTGTTGATCAGCACTCCTTTTTGCAACTTATTATGGAGGGGGTTCGAGACAAAACCGTTACATTCATTAAGGTAGCTGACTTTGAAGAGAAAATTATTATTCCCTCTCATACAACTATCCCAGAATTAGAATATCTTGAAAAGGTTAGTTTTTCTAAACTTATTGACCTTCAAGCAGATGCAACTATAGAGGCAATTGCCACCAAAGAAGATATTCCTTATGATGTTATTACTATTGACAAGGTTGACGAATATAATATTGCTGAACTAATGTATAGCTACGAACTCCTTACTTCCATTATTGGTGCCTTTCTTCAGATTAATACCTATAATCAACCTGGAGTTGAAATAGGAAAGAATATTTTAAAACAAAAGTTAAAAAGTTTTACAGAATACCATAACCAATAA
- the trpS gene encoding tryptophan--tRNA ligase: MRVLTGIQASGKLHIGNYFGAMKPMIELQKEHELFTFIANYHSLTTSKDAEILGQYTLDAAVDYLSVGIDPEKTTFWVQSHVPQVLELYWILSKFTPMGLLERAHSYKDKVSKGIPASHALFSYPVLMAADILLYDTKKVPVGKDQIQHVEITRDIAIKFNNEYGDIFILPEHMVQKEVATIPGIDGQKMSKSYGNAIDLFMDEKLLQNRCKKIISSSMPLGEPLEWENCHIYNLATLFLDGEEKKELQARYRSGKEGYGHFKKYLKDLIWEELEEAREKRAYYLKHMDEVHDILTMGAKKASEIANKKIEVVKEAIGLF, from the coding sequence ATGCGAGTACTCACAGGAATACAGGCTTCAGGGAAACTTCATATTGGTAATTACTTTGGTGCAATGAAACCAATGATTGAACTACAAAAAGAGCATGAGCTCTTCACTTTTATTGCCAATTATCATTCGCTGACTACCTCCAAGGATGCTGAAATACTTGGACAGTATACACTTGATGCAGCGGTAGATTACCTCTCTGTAGGCATTGATCCTGAAAAAACCACTTTTTGGGTACAAAGTCATGTGCCACAGGTTCTTGAACTCTACTGGATTCTCTCAAAGTTTACTCCTATGGGTCTACTTGAACGTGCTCATAGCTACAAGGATAAGGTCTCCAAAGGTATTCCTGCATCACACGCACTCTTTAGTTACCCTGTGTTAATGGCAGCAGATATTTTACTTTATGACACCAAGAAGGTTCCCGTAGGAAAAGATCAAATCCAGCATGTGGAGATAACACGCGATATTGCCATAAAATTCAATAACGAATATGGAGATATTTTTATACTTCCGGAACATATGGTACAAAAAGAAGTTGCAACCATTCCTGGTATTGATGGGCAAAAAATGAGCAAGAGCTATGGTAATGCTATCGACCTTTTTATGGATGAAAAGCTATTACAAAATCGTTGTAAAAAAATTATCTCCTCTTCTATGCCATTGGGCGAACCATTGGAATGGGAGAACTGTCATATTTACAACCTTGCTACCCTCTTCCTTGATGGAGAAGAAAAAAAGGAACTTCAAGCACGCTACAGAAGTGGTAAAGAGGGATATGGTCACTTCAAAAAATATCTCAAAGATCTAATCTGGGAAGAGCTGGAAGAAGCACGTGAAAAACGTGCCTACTATCTAAAACATATGGATGAAGTACATGATATTCTTACCATGGGGGCAAAAAAAGCTAGTGAAATTGCCAATAAAAAAATAGAGGTAGTCAAAGAGGCAATTGGGCTATTCTAA
- the rho gene encoding transcription termination factor Rho: MSDSKKSNSHTGKKNNRTHIPVQGYKIEDLQQKPLEELVSIAKEVSVENPNEYQRKDLIFEILKSQVSQGGFILYTGILEIMSDGYGFLRSIDGNFANSSNDTYVSGTQVKRFALRNGDIVTGQVRPPKDQEKYYALLKIEAINYLPPDKSKQRPLFDNLTPLYASEQLRMEYHPMKMTGRVLDLFAPIGKGQRALIVAPPRTGKTELLKELAHGVTHNNPDASLMVLLVDERPEEVTDMQRSVKGEVYASTFDLPAQNHVRTAEMVIEKAKRRVEMGKDVIILLDSITRLARAYNTVTPSSGKVLSGGVDANALHKPKRFFGAARNIEEGGSLTIIATALIETGSRMDEVIFEEFKGTGNSEVVLSRYVAERRIYPAIDVTKSGTRKEELMVDPETLQKVWALRNAMQNMEEVEGLKFLYSKMMKTKSNKEFLIMMNE, translated from the coding sequence ATGAGCGATAGCAAGAAATCCAATAGTCATACAGGAAAAAAAAATAACAGGACCCACATACCCGTACAGGGATATAAAATAGAAGATCTCCAACAAAAACCCCTTGAAGAACTTGTTAGTATTGCCAAAGAGGTTAGTGTTGAAAATCCTAACGAGTATCAACGAAAAGATCTTATCTTTGAAATTCTAAAGTCGCAGGTGAGCCAAGGTGGCTTCATTCTCTATACGGGGATATTGGAGATTATGTCTGATGGATATGGATTTTTACGATCTATTGATGGTAATTTTGCGAACTCTAGTAACGATACCTATGTTAGTGGAACACAAGTCAAGCGGTTTGCGCTGCGTAATGGAGATATTGTTACTGGTCAGGTACGTCCACCTAAAGATCAGGAGAAATACTACGCACTTTTAAAAATAGAGGCAATTAACTACTTGCCGCCAGATAAATCTAAGCAGCGTCCACTCTTTGATAATCTCACACCACTTTATGCCTCTGAGCAGTTAAGGATGGAGTATCATCCTATGAAGATGACTGGACGTGTACTTGATCTCTTTGCACCTATTGGCAAAGGACAACGTGCACTCATTGTTGCACCACCACGTACTGGTAAAACTGAACTACTTAAAGAGCTTGCACATGGTGTAACCCATAACAATCCTGATGCTTCACTTATGGTATTGCTTGTTGATGAACGTCCTGAAGAGGTAACTGATATGCAACGCTCAGTTAAAGGAGAAGTGTATGCTTCGACTTTCGATCTTCCTGCACAAAATCATGTTAGAACAGCTGAGATGGTTATTGAAAAAGCCAAAAGGCGTGTTGAGATGGGTAAAGATGTTATTATTTTACTTGATTCCATTACCCGTTTGGCACGTGCTTACAACACAGTAACACCAAGTTCTGGGAAAGTACTCTCTGGTGGTGTTGATGCCAATGCTCTACACAAGCCCAAGCGTTTTTTTGGTGCAGCACGTAATATTGAAGAAGGTGGAAGTCTTACTATCATTGCCACTGCACTTATTGAAACTGGAAGTCGCATGGATGAGGTAATTTTTGAAGAATTTAAAGGAACGGGGAACTCAGAGGTAGTTCTTAGTCGTTATGTGGCAGAACGCCGTATCTATCCTGCTATTGATGTGACTAAGTCTGGTACTCGTAAAGAGGAGCTTATGGTTGATCCTGAAACCCTTCAAAAAGTTTGGGCACTTCGAAATGCAATGCAGAATATGGAAGAAGTTGAAGGACTTAAATTCCTTTACTCTAAGATGATGAAGACTAAAAGCAATAAAGAGTTTTTGATAATGATGAATGAATAG
- the murI gene encoding glutamate racemase: MRSEELRVGVFDSGLGGLTVVKAIQELIKGAKLFYIADTIHAPYGEKTEEEIRQYTIDITDFLIEHHQIDVLVVACNTATSAAIEVLRKCYTDFIIIGTEPAVKPAIEQTKTGKIGILATPATLKGDKYRKLVDNLFLQKDITLFEQACPGLVKQIEAGKIDHPKTQKMLESWLRPMRDEDVDTIVLGCTHYPLVGDMIVKIMGNQPNLIHTGEPIARRLLSLLVQQGYKNKGDFDVKLYTTGKIDRSVVSTLLGFSSHITSICI; the protein is encoded by the coding sequence GTGAGGAGTGAGGAGCTAAGGGTTGGAGTTTTTGACTCTGGTTTGGGTGGCTTAACGGTAGTTAAGGCTATTCAAGAACTTATTAAGGGTGCCAAACTCTTTTATATTGCCGATACGATACATGCTCCCTATGGTGAAAAAACAGAGGAAGAGATACGACAATATACTATTGATATTACTGACTTTCTTATTGAGCATCATCAGATTGATGTGTTGGTGGTTGCCTGCAATACCGCAACTTCCGCAGCTATAGAAGTGCTTCGTAAGTGCTATACAGATTTTATTATTATTGGTACAGAACCTGCAGTTAAACCTGCAATCGAACAGACTAAAACAGGAAAAATTGGCATATTAGCAACACCAGCAACGCTCAAAGGTGATAAGTACCGGAAGCTTGTTGATAATCTTTTCTTGCAGAAAGATATTACCCTTTTTGAGCAAGCATGCCCTGGGCTTGTGAAACAGATTGAGGCAGGAAAAATAGACCATCCGAAGACTCAAAAGATGTTAGAGTCATGGTTGCGCCCAATGCGTGATGAAGATGTAGATACAATTGTCTTAGGATGTACACACTACCCACTTGTAGGAGATATGATTGTTAAGATTATGGGAAATCAGCCAAACCTTATTCATACAGGAGAGCCGATAGCAAGGCGATTGCTTTCCTTGTTGGTACAACAAGGGTATAAGAATAAAGGAGATTTTGATGTAAAGCTCTACACGACTGGGAAGATAGATCGTAGTGTTGTCTCAACACTGCTTGGATTCTCGTCACATATCACATCTATTTGTATCTAG
- a CDS encoding heavy metal translocating P-type ATPase — translation MAQVPCTHCNLIFDKSVMITEEHSDKKLYFCCKGCQGVYHLLEEEGLSSFYIKLGNTKLQPTIHKNEDLKKFDLEGFKKKYIKEDENGLLEINLIIEGIHCSACIWLNEKVLHKTDGIIEATINYTNNKAKVIWDPDEIALSKIIETIRSIGYNAYPYDPTLQEEHAIKTRKEYYSRILVAIFGSMNIMWIAIAHYAGYFSGMEQRFKDILNVAEFILATPVLFYSGWVFFRGAYYGYKNNIINMDTLVTSGALSAYLYSIYAMVTQQGEVYFDSVAMIVTFILVGKYLEVLSKKHAVDTLDSIMGSTPTEVTVVQNGTKVLISVENITLGDTIELKPGEKVVIDGIVTYGEGSFDESSLTGESKPTHKYKGSTILSGSICLDSVVCYEATKNVSSSLLHSIVSLLEESITKKPHIERLADQISGHFSTIIFLVAIITFLGWWYIGGTLEQALIISISVVVIACPCALGLATPMATLVGISVAAKRNILFKEAGFLETMAKSNLLALDKTGTITEGSPSVITEKEYADYDKKLLYALVSTSNHPVSCGIAAYLKEQIEYTDLPLKQIKTIQAKGIEAYYCGQQLIGGNSTFMQQYNIEPQEKSEHMLFYFAVDGKLVAMFELADTIREGAKEAIDSIRKLGIQVVMLTGDNEQSAKHVADIVGIDKVYAKLLPQDKASLIDHFHKTGHTVVMAGDGINDTIALAKSNIAIAMGQGADVAISVSDIVLLDEKPQSIYEAYRISRRTYRAVKENLGFSLFYNIIAIPLAIAGFINPLIAALSMSLSSLVVVGNSIRIKIMKFKKGSK, via the coding sequence TTGGCCCAAGTCCCTTGTACCCACTGCAACCTCATTTTTGATAAATCAGTCATGATTACAGAAGAACATTCTGACAAAAAGCTCTATTTCTGTTGCAAAGGGTGCCAAGGAGTCTACCACTTACTCGAAGAGGAAGGACTTAGTAGCTTCTATATCAAATTGGGTAACACTAAACTCCAGCCTACCATACACAAAAATGAAGACTTGAAAAAATTTGACCTAGAAGGATTTAAGAAAAAGTATATCAAAGAGGATGAGAATGGTCTGCTTGAAATTAACCTCATCATTGAAGGCATCCATTGTTCTGCCTGTATTTGGTTAAATGAAAAGGTACTTCACAAAACAGACGGAATCATTGAAGCGACCATTAATTATACCAATAATAAAGCTAAAGTAATTTGGGATCCAGACGAGATTGCTCTCTCCAAGATTATAGAGACTATTCGCTCCATTGGATACAATGCCTACCCTTATGACCCAACTCTCCAAGAAGAACATGCAATCAAAACACGTAAAGAGTATTACTCACGTATTCTCGTTGCAATATTTGGCTCTATGAATATTATGTGGATTGCCATTGCCCACTATGCTGGTTACTTCAGTGGTATGGAGCAACGCTTCAAAGATATTCTTAATGTTGCAGAATTTATTTTGGCAACACCTGTACTCTTTTACAGTGGTTGGGTTTTCTTTAGAGGTGCCTATTATGGTTATAAAAACAATATTATCAATATGGACACATTGGTTACCTCTGGTGCACTCTCTGCCTATCTTTATTCTATCTATGCTATGGTTACACAACAAGGGGAAGTATACTTTGACTCCGTAGCAATGATTGTTACCTTTATACTTGTGGGAAAATACCTTGAGGTTCTCAGCAAAAAACATGCAGTTGATACACTTGATTCTATTATGGGTAGTACCCCTACAGAAGTAACTGTTGTACAAAATGGTACAAAGGTACTGATTTCAGTAGAAAATATCACATTGGGTGACACTATTGAACTCAAGCCTGGAGAAAAAGTAGTTATTGATGGCATTGTTACCTACGGAGAGGGTTCATTTGATGAAAGTTCATTGACAGGAGAAAGCAAACCAACTCACAAATATAAAGGTAGTACCATTCTTAGTGGTTCTATCTGTTTAGACTCTGTTGTCTGTTATGAAGCAACCAAAAATGTCTCTTCTTCTTTACTCCACTCCATTGTTTCTCTTTTAGAAGAGTCTATTACCAAAAAACCACATATCGAACGCCTTGCTGATCAAATATCAGGTCACTTCTCTACCATTATCTTTCTTGTCGCCATCATAACCTTTTTAGGATGGTGGTACATTGGTGGTACATTGGAACAGGCTCTCATTATCAGTATCTCTGTTGTTGTTATTGCTTGTCCTTGTGCACTTGGTCTTGCCACTCCTATGGCAACACTAGTAGGAATTTCCGTTGCTGCCAAACGCAATATTCTCTTTAAAGAGGCAGGTTTTTTAGAAACAATGGCAAAAAGCAACCTACTCGCCCTAGATAAGACTGGCACCATTACCGAAGGTAGCCCTTCTGTCATTACTGAAAAAGAGTACGCAGACTACGATAAAAAACTACTTTATGCACTTGTCTCTACCTCTAACCATCCTGTCTCTTGTGGTATCGCTGCCTATCTAAAAGAGCAAATTGAATATACAGATCTTCCCCTTAAGCAAATTAAAACCATTCAGGCAAAAGGGATTGAGGCCTATTATTGTGGTCAACAACTTATTGGTGGCAATAGTACATTTATGCAACAGTACAATATTGAGCCTCAAGAAAAGTCTGAACATATGCTTTTCTACTTTGCTGTGGATGGAAAACTTGTTGCCATGTTTGAATTAGCAGACACTATTAGAGAAGGGGCAAAAGAAGCAATCGATTCTATTAGAAAACTTGGTATTCAAGTTGTGATGCTCACTGGTGATAACGAACAGAGTGCCAAACATGTCGCTGATATTGTAGGTATCGATAAAGTATATGCCAAACTACTACCCCAAGATAAAGCAAGCCTGATAGACCACTTTCATAAAACAGGACATACTGTAGTGATGGCTGGTGATGGTATCAATGATACTATTGCCCTTGCTAAATCTAACATTGCTATTGCTATGGGTCAAGGAGCCGATGTTGCTATCTCAGTTAGTGATATTGTACTATTGGATGAAAAACCGCAGAGTATTTACGAAGCATACCGCATCTCTAGACGCACTTATCGTGCAGTCAAGGAGAACCTTGGTTTTTCCTTGTTTTACAACATCATTGCCATCCCTCTTGCTATAGCAGGCTTCATTAATCCACTCATTGCTGCACTTTCAATGAGCTTAAGTTCATTGGTTGTTGTTGGAAACTCTATACGAATTAAAATAATGAAGTTTAAAAAAGGTAGTAAATAA
- a CDS encoding phosphomannomutase/phosphoglucomutase — MKRNDGLSTPPIRSSIFREYDIRGIYGKELHEQSVKLIGYYLGQKIGREKIVSIGYDARFHSPTLRDWLTSGLNASGCTVLDMGMVATPVNYFSNYQKIKDLKPKIPHPLLLTSRLETSPDASIMITGSHNPPEYNGFKITIDCTPFFGECIYALGNEIITNADKIVPDDTTKIEINVKTPYINFMIKEFVHLKEMKQKIIIDCGNGVADTVLTKIFDALSFDYEGLYCEPDGAFPNHHPDPSEEKNLVDVKALLVEDGDIAFAYDGDADRIAVLTHKHNIKGDQMALLYTLGMKNPTVIGEVKCSQVMYNELKRRGATTIMYKTGHSNLKIKMKETNADLACEMSGHIFFKHRYFGYDDAIYATLRMLELIQRGIDIDTEIDSLPQVFSTEEIKIETTEEEKFAIINQVKILLQNPPKDFPVIKSIIEVDGLRINFEYGWGLVRASNTTPVLVTRFESTDNILVKEYEKKVNALIDTAKNILKS; from the coding sequence ATGAAAAGAAATGATGGGCTATCCACTCCACCCATAAGGTCTTCAATCTTTCGTGAATATGACATTCGTGGTATCTATGGCAAAGAGCTTCATGAACAAAGTGTTAAACTTATTGGTTACTATCTTGGACAAAAAATTGGTAGAGAAAAAATTGTCTCCATTGGTTATGACGCACGCTTCCATTCACCTACCTTAAGGGACTGGCTCACCTCTGGACTAAATGCTTCAGGTTGCACTGTACTTGATATGGGCATGGTTGCTACTCCAGTCAACTACTTTTCTAATTATCAGAAAATCAAAGATCTTAAGCCCAAAATACCCCACCCCCTACTCCTTACTTCTCGCCTAGAAACATCCCCTGATGCTTCCATTATGATTACTGGCTCACACAACCCGCCTGAATATAATGGTTTTAAAATTACTATTGATTGTACACCATTTTTTGGTGAATGTATCTATGCACTTGGTAATGAAATTATTACCAATGCTGATAAAATAGTGCCTGATGATACCACAAAAATAGAGATCAATGTCAAAACCCCCTACATTAATTTTATGATTAAGGAGTTTGTACACCTTAAAGAGATGAAGCAAAAAATTATTATTGATTGTGGTAATGGTGTTGCAGATACAGTGCTGACAAAGATTTTTGATGCTCTGTCATTTGACTACGAAGGTCTCTACTGTGAGCCTGATGGTGCCTTTCCCAACCATCATCCTGATCCATCTGAAGAGAAGAACCTTGTTGATGTCAAAGCACTATTAGTAGAGGATGGAGATATTGCTTTTGCCTATGATGGAGATGCCGATCGTATTGCTGTTCTAACACACAAGCATAATATTAAAGGTGATCAAATGGCACTACTCTATACTTTGGGAATGAAAAATCCTACAGTCATAGGAGAAGTTAAATGTTCACAAGTAATGTACAATGAACTCAAACGCCGTGGAGCAACCACTATTATGTATAAAACTGGTCACTCCAACCTCAAAATAAAGATGAAAGAGACAAATGCAGATCTTGCCTGCGAAATGAGTGGACACATCTTTTTTAAGCACCGCTACTTTGGATACGACGATGCTATCTATGCTACCCTCCGTATGCTTGAACTGATCCAAAGAGGTATTGATATCGATACTGAAATAGATTCACTTCCCCAAGTTTTTTCCACAGAAGAGATTAAAATTGAAACTACCGAAGAGGAAAAATTTGCCATCATTAATCAAGTTAAGATATTGCTCCAAAATCCACCAAAAGACTTTCCTGTCATTAAAAGTATTATCGAAGTCGATGGTTTACGTATCAACTTTGAATATGGGTGGGGACTAGTTCGTGCTTCAAATACTACACCTGTACTTGTAACACGATTTGAGTCAACAGATAATATATTAGTAAAAGAATATGAAAAGAAGGTCAATGCACTCATTGATACGGCTAAAAATATATTGAAAAGCTGA
- the ccoS gene encoding cbb3-type cytochrome oxidase assembly protein CcoS, producing MSDSIVIVMLGISTLLGASGLFALLWGVKTGQFDDKSKFIDAARFDNEEELKDAIMMEKKKKAIRKKKEERKKKYYMPVD from the coding sequence ATGTCTGACAGTATTGTTATTGTAATGCTTGGTATATCAACACTATTGGGAGCCTCTGGGCTGTTTGCACTTTTATGGGGAGTTAAAACCGGACAATTTGATGATAAATCCAAATTTATTGATGCAGCACGTTTTGACAATGAAGAAGAGCTCAAAGATGCTATTATGATGGAGAAAAAGAAAAAAGCCATAAGAAAGAAAAAAGAGGAGAGAAAGAAAAAATATTATATGCCAGTAGACTAA